One genomic segment of Bacillus thermozeamaize includes these proteins:
- a CDS encoding transporter: MESIALLLDGFKHALTIWNLLYCLIGVSIGMLVGVLPGLGPVAGTALLIPITFGMEPISAIIMLSGIFYGSMYGGTITSVLLNIPGESASVITTLDGYQMAKQGRAGTALGVAAIGSFIGGVAAILGLTFLGPPLAEFALKFGPPEYFSLLVLGLLLLVGLMGKSVVRGLIAACFGLILSLIGMDPVSGAIRFTFGQMELMEGLDFVVVAMGLFGISEILLNAESHMKMDKPAKIQGLLPARDEWKPTLKAIGRGTGIGFLIGLIPGANSVIASILSYSLEKKVAKDPSRFGKGAIEGVAGPETANNAHSGAAMIPLFTLGIPSSPTVAIILGAFIMHGLTPGPTLFQNNPDFVWGVIASMFIGNLILLIFNLPLAKVWAKVAMVPYEILFPLILILSVVGVYSIRSSLWDVGLMIAFGVIGYLMKKLDLPIAATVLTFVLGSQIESTLLQSLASSQNGLLVFFHSPISGTLISLAIIILVVSVIAGLKKKRSALVSDLEA; the protein is encoded by the coding sequence ATGGAATCAATTGCTTTGCTTTTGGACGGCTTTAAGCATGCGCTTACAATATGGAATCTCCTCTACTGTCTGATAGGCGTATCCATTGGGATGCTGGTAGGGGTGCTGCCGGGTTTGGGGCCGGTGGCCGGAACGGCTTTGCTGATTCCGATCACGTTTGGAATGGAACCGATATCAGCGATTATCATGCTTTCCGGAATTTTTTACGGTTCCATGTACGGCGGGACGATTACTTCGGTGCTGCTCAATATTCCCGGGGAGTCAGCGTCAGTCATTACGACGCTTGACGGGTACCAAATGGCCAAGCAGGGCCGCGCGGGCACCGCGTTGGGTGTAGCCGCCATCGGTTCCTTTATTGGCGGTGTCGCGGCGATATTAGGTTTGACCTTTTTGGGCCCGCCTTTGGCGGAATTTGCCTTGAAATTCGGGCCGCCTGAGTATTTTTCGCTATTGGTTCTCGGTTTGCTTTTGCTTGTGGGCTTGATGGGGAAGTCGGTCGTCAGAGGGTTGATTGCAGCGTGTTTTGGCCTGATCCTGTCCCTGATAGGCATGGATCCCGTTTCTGGGGCCATCCGCTTTACATTTGGCCAGATGGAACTGATGGAAGGGCTTGATTTTGTCGTCGTGGCGATGGGGCTGTTCGGAATCTCGGAAATCTTGTTAAATGCAGAAAGCCACATGAAAATGGATAAACCTGCAAAAATTCAAGGACTGCTGCCGGCGAGAGATGAATGGAAGCCGACGCTGAAAGCGATCGGCCGGGGGACAGGGATCGGCTTTCTCATCGGTTTGATTCCTGGGGCAAACTCCGTCATTGCATCGATTCTCTCTTATTCGCTGGAAAAGAAAGTTGCCAAGGATCCTTCCCGTTTCGGCAAGGGGGCCATTGAGGGCGTGGCTGGACCCGAGACGGCGAACAACGCCCATAGCGGAGCGGCGATGATTCCCTTGTTTACCCTTGGGATTCCCAGTTCTCCCACCGTAGCCATTATTTTGGGAGCATTTATCATGCATGGCTTGACGCCGGGGCCTACGCTTTTCCAGAACAATCCCGATTTTGTTTGGGGCGTTATCGCCAGTATGTTCATCGGCAACCTGATCCTGTTGATCTTTAACCTTCCGCTGGCGAAAGTATGGGCGAAGGTCGCCATGGTGCCGTATGAGATTCTGTTTCCTTTGATTCTGATCCTGTCTGTGGTTGGCGTTTACAGCATTAGGAGCAGCCTGTGGGATGTCGGGTTGATGATTGCTTTTGGCGTGATCGGTTATCTCATGAAGAAATTGGATCTGCCGATTGCAGCCACGGTGTTGACTTTCGTCTTGGGTTCACAGATCGAATCGACCTTGCTGCAGTCTTTGGCCTCGTCACAAAACGGCTTGTTGGTTTTCTTCCATAGCCCGATTTCAGGAACGTTGATTTCGTTGGCCATCATTATCCTGGTTGTCAGCGTGATTGCTGGATTGAAGAAGAAGAGATCCGCGCTAGTCAGCGATTTGGAAGCGTAG